From the genome of Verrucomicrobiia bacterium, one region includes:
- a CDS encoding dihydrofolate reductase, which yields MDEKQGIADDHGIPWQGKLPTDIRYYRRKSRGGTVLMGEVMYNELTRPMPGRRNLVLALAPTLRPGFEKVKDLATLLQNPPENFWVLGGASIFEQTLDAADELYLTQIEGDFGCTKFFPEFKDTFELAEESQPQIESGITFRFQIWKRKT from the coding sequence ATGGATGAAAAACAAGGCATAGCTGATGATCATGGCATTCCCTGGCAAGGTAAGCTCCCGACTGATATCCGGTATTATCGCCGGAAGTCCAGGGGCGGCACGGTACTCATGGGTGAGGTCATGTATAACGAACTGACCCGGCCTATGCCTGGCAGGCGGAATTTGGTGTTGGCGCTGGCGCCCACCTTGCGTCCTGGCTTTGAAAAAGTAAAAGACCTTGCGACATTGTTGCAAAACCCTCCTGAGAACTTCTGGGTACTCGGCGGTGCTAGCATTTTTGAACAGACTTTAGATGCGGCGGACGAGCTGTATCTGACCCAAATAGAGGGCGACTTTGGATGCACTAAATTCTTCCCAGAATTTAAAGATACATTTGAACTGGCAGAAGAAAGCCAGCCCCAAATAGAGAGTGGTATTACCTTTCGCTTTCAGATCTGGAAAAGAAAGACCTAG
- a CDS encoding TM2 domain-containing protein has product MAQTTKKPQGEQREFLVALLLSILVGQLGIDRFYMGYIGLGILKLLTFGGCGVWWLIDVILIATKNLQDADGRPLKS; this is encoded by the coding sequence ATGGCACAAACAACAAAAAAACCACAAGGCGAACAACGAGAGTTTCTGGTAGCACTACTACTGTCTATTTTGGTGGGTCAGCTGGGAATTGACCGTTTTTACATGGGCTATATCGGCCTAGGCATCCTCAAGCTTCTGACCTTTGGAGGCTGCGGTGTTTGGTGGCTTATAGACGTCATCTTGATCGCCACCAAAAACCTGCAAGACGCCGACGGTCGCCCGCTAAAAAGCTAG
- a CDS encoding AAA family ATPase, which yields MKLIFIYGPPASGKLTVAEKLSEATGIPLFHNHLSRDIVKDIYRDELGKRYDLVDKIRFDVLEYCAKNNTDLIFTYVYGGSFDDNNVRDFINIIETNRGKVLFVELTANVEDLIDRVDNDSRKRFKKLTDKEIMAKLSEDMSKFSIPYVESLKINTSDLSSEEAASLIANELRLV from the coding sequence ATGAAATTGATTTTTATCTATGGACCGCCTGCTTCAGGAAAGTTAACCGTTGCAGAAAAGTTGTCAGAAGCTACCGGCATACCACTTTTTCATAATCATCTTTCCAGAGATATTGTTAAAGATATATATAGGGATGAGCTTGGAAAGCGTTATGACTTAGTAGATAAAATTAGATTCGACGTACTAGAGTACTGTGCAAAGAATAATACTGACTTGATTTTCACTTATGTTTACGGAGGATCCTTTGACGACAATAATGTAAGAGATTTCATTAACATAATCGAAACTAATAGAGGCAAGGTTTTGTTCGTGGAGTTAACAGCAAACGTAGAAGATTTAATAGATAGAGTTGATAATGATTCTAGAAAAAGATTCAAAAAACTTACCGATAAAGAAATAATGGCGAAGCTATCAGAGGATATGTCTAAATTCTCAATTCCGTACGTAGAGTCTCTAAAGATCAACACTTCTGACTTAAGTTCTGAAGAGGCGGCAAGCCTAATTGCCAATGAACTACGATTGGTGTAG
- a CDS encoding phosphotransferase, producing the protein MASEAAHIAYLESWFGVSFDQPSDASGAYGAVHFGQRDGERVVVKLLRDKDRGRHHSWHEAMMLDELDSAACEPPLHVPQFIETDTDDDGTGFVVSTYVEGDVVTADQLNRYYQLDPVAQQELGTKIGSFVAWLAQTITPGKFFELVGDEPLLFADRTERLYRLSMNADFLQQMGVPRLAGIVEDLTQEHLAYFPDGVEPRPIIGHSDLRPNNLTFTTSGSVDQPCYVPVGVIDFGATQPSSPERELRHLAALGLGEAVKSAATAYHEQTGSEVDLELINFWARVQTATILGWSAALGIRLETGTTHVLEMMRTWYPDLPMNELRCLPGAFFLQQAGMILNRNGKPESLEVPAESRPV; encoded by the coding sequence ATGGCTTCCGAAGCAGCACATATCGCGTATCTGGAGTCGTGGTTTGGGGTGTCTTTCGACCAACCCTCTGATGCTAGCGGGGCGTACGGGGCGGTTCATTTTGGCCAGCGGGACGGCGAGCGCGTAGTAGTAAAGTTGCTGCGCGATAAAGACAGAGGGCGGCATCACTCATGGCATGAAGCCATGATGCTCGACGAACTCGACAGCGCAGCGTGCGAGCCGCCTCTGCATGTGCCACAGTTCATCGAAACCGACACGGACGATGACGGTACGGGTTTTGTGGTATCGACTTATGTGGAGGGCGATGTGGTTACCGCGGATCAGCTGAACCGCTACTACCAGCTTGATCCAGTGGCGCAGCAAGAGCTCGGTACCAAAATCGGTAGCTTTGTCGCGTGGTTGGCTCAAACAATCACCCCAGGCAAGTTTTTCGAGCTCGTCGGTGACGAGCCTTTGCTATTTGCTGACAGAACAGAGAGGCTTTACCGATTGAGTATGAACGCCGATTTTTTGCAGCAAATGGGCGTCCCTAGGCTCGCTGGCATCGTGGAAGATCTGACCCAAGAACACTTGGCCTATTTTCCTGACGGCGTGGAACCTCGACCGATTATTGGTCATAGCGATCTGCGTCCGAACAATTTAACTTTTACCACTAGCGGCTCCGTCGATCAGCCGTGCTACGTGCCTGTCGGCGTCATCGACTTTGGGGCTACCCAGCCGAGCAGTCCAGAGCGAGAGCTCCGACATCTGGCGGCGCTAGGTTTGGGAGAAGCCGTTAAGAGCGCTGCGACAGCATATCACGAACAAACGGGCAGCGAAGTAGACCTGGAGCTCATTAATTTTTGGGCGCGTGTCCAGACCGCTACTATTTTGGGTTGGTCTGCTGCGCTTGGTATCCGCCTAGAAACCGGTACTACTCACGTGCTAGAAATGATGCGTACCTGGTATCCGGATCTGCCTATGAACGAGCTCAGATGTCTCCCTGGCGCATTTTTCCTGCAGCAAGCCGGCATGATCTTGAACAGAAACGGCAAGCCGGAAAGCCTGGAGGTTCCTGCGGAGAGTCGACCAGTTTAG
- a CDS encoding SAM-dependent methyltransferase, translated as MIEVCEDQSPDPFAATEKLQPIPEVVELLSQRIQDSPDNRITFAEFTDVSLYSEHGYYSSGRVDIGPGADFTTCPEMHEAFGFSVANAVHKTWEASGRPEPFDIIEMGAGNGKLAKDILTKLEQAYPMLYERTRYTIIERSPGLIARQQQSLQDMPVRWVNASADALPFHVDNAFFLSNELPDAFPAHRVIRRGDILLEIYVSQNDEGEFIQVEGELSLAVAGTVSIDDVPDGAEFTTRPMVARWQKSLSSVMKSGHVLTIDYGIEDGVADPAKYAPRIYPISKNGIENAYLFPGAVDITVSLDFEHMKRAGEQAGLRELYRGSQAEFLKLHGFDEEAERLTKADENLALDIKEKRMRKHQLRRLTRLASFMVSLQQKT; from the coding sequence ATGATAGAGGTTTGTGAAGATCAGTCCCCCGATCCTTTTGCTGCTACCGAAAAACTACAGCCAATTCCTGAGGTGGTGGAGTTACTAAGTCAGCGCATACAGGACAGCCCCGACAACAGGATAACCTTTGCCGAGTTTACAGACGTTTCACTGTATTCCGAGCATGGGTATTACTCCTCGGGACGAGTAGATATAGGCCCTGGGGCGGACTTTACTACATGCCCCGAGATGCACGAGGCGTTTGGGTTCAGCGTAGCCAACGCAGTTCATAAGACATGGGAGGCCAGTGGCCGGCCTGAACCATTCGACATCATAGAGATGGGTGCCGGCAACGGTAAGCTAGCCAAAGATATACTAACCAAGCTTGAACAGGCTTATCCCATGCTCTACGAGCGCACCCGCTATACAATAATAGAGCGATCACCGGGCCTTATAGCAAGACAGCAACAATCACTCCAGGATATGCCCGTACGGTGGGTCAATGCCTCGGCAGATGCCCTGCCTTTTCATGTAGATAACGCTTTTTTCCTTTCCAATGAACTGCCCGATGCTTTTCCAGCACATCGCGTTATTCGTCGCGGAGATATTTTACTAGAAATATATGTCTCCCAGAATGACGAAGGAGAATTTATACAGGTCGAAGGAGAGCTTTCGCTTGCCGTAGCTGGCACCGTTAGCATAGACGACGTTCCCGATGGCGCCGAATTCACCACACGCCCCATGGTAGCTCGCTGGCAAAAGAGCCTTAGCAGCGTCATGAAGAGTGGACACGTACTCACCATAGATTACGGTATTGAAGATGGGGTCGCAGACCCTGCCAAGTATGCTCCCCGGATATATCCGATCAGTAAGAATGGCATTGAAAACGCCTATCTATTCCCAGGGGCCGTGGATATCACAGTATCGCTGGACTTTGAGCATATGAAGCGTGCTGGCGAACAAGCAGGCCTTCGGGAGTTATATCGTGGCAGCCAGGCTGAATTCTTGAAACTACACGGTTTTGACGAGGAGGCAGAACGCCTGACCAAAGCCGACGAAAACCTTGCGCTAGACATAAAAGAAAAAAGGATGAGAAAGCATCAACTAAGAAGGTTGACCAGACTTGCCTCGTTTATGGTTTCCTTACAGCAAAAGACCTAG
- a CDS encoding SpoIIE family protein phosphatase, with the protein MTKVTRLQTALFERYGSEQADTPTDLTPEAAFIAVAVANSQLSVTSYGDCSLLVVNDGRIRFQLPKEATWLGAFSHAGLGNRKAVNEALIFKKVPLLPDDYIALFTDGLDEWEHDEKSSVQPEEIAALFDGSPAANVVKSLGYLAFSHNAQDDVSVLVHKA; encoded by the coding sequence GTGACAAAGGTAACACGCCTCCAGACAGCTCTATTCGAACGCTATGGAAGCGAACAAGCAGACACCCCGACAGACCTCACCCCCGAAGCTGCATTTATCGCAGTCGCGGTAGCCAACAGTCAGCTTTCAGTCACAAGCTATGGCGACTGCAGCCTATTGGTGGTGAATGATGGCCGCATTCGATTCCAGTTGCCAAAGGAGGCAACGTGGCTTGGCGCTTTCTCTCATGCGGGCCTAGGTAATAGAAAAGCCGTAAACGAAGCACTGATCTTTAAAAAGGTGCCATTATTACCTGACGACTATATTGCGCTATTTACTGACGGGCTGGATGAGTGGGAACATGACGAAAAGTCCAGCGTGCAGCCCGAGGAAATTGCTGCTTTATTCGACGGTAGCCCGGCTGCCAACGTCGTGAAGTCACTGGGATACTTGGCCTTTTCCCACAATGCCCAGGACGATGTGAGCGTCCTGGTACACAAGGCCTAG
- a CDS encoding DUF2752 domain-containing protein, with protein sequence MHAKQLVWQIVTLGTPQGRVLAWLAATTIVFIVPFSWLSNLSLWQRLGFDWAPSIGLTRAYWLLIHGHPAAALDRNFLIVPVCVVGLVVIAGDIYRIKQSTILGKKSYTNDIQT encoded by the coding sequence ATGCACGCCAAGCAGCTTGTCTGGCAGATCGTTACCCTCGGCACGCCCCAGGGGCGGGTGCTGGCATGGCTTGCAGCAACTACCATTGTCTTCATTGTGCCCTTTTCCTGGCTATCCAACCTGTCTTTGTGGCAAAGGCTCGGCTTTGACTGGGCGCCCTCTATTGGCCTAACCCGTGCCTACTGGCTGCTTATCCATGGCCATCCGGCTGCTGCTCTAGACCGCAATTTCTTGATTGTCCCCGTGTGTGTTGTGGGCCTGGTTGTCATAGCGGGGGACATTTATCGTATAAAGCAGTCGACAATACTAGGCAAAAAATCATACACTAACGATATACAGACATAA
- a CDS encoding type II toxin-antitoxin system prevent-host-death family antitoxin: MNVTSISKFRKDTKGYFDKVIDDKDVLLITRNDGQTVVVMSLDEYNSKAETDYLNSSPDNRKHLEKSIASLHAGKTEKHHLVEE; this comes from the coding sequence ATGAATGTTACATCTATCTCCAAGTTTCGTAAGGATACTAAGGGTTATTTTGATAAGGTCATTGATGACAAAGACGTTCTTCTTATAACGCGCAACGATGGCCAGACGGTTGTTGTAATGTCTTTAGATGAATACAACTCTAAGGCCGAGACCGATTACCTAAACAGCAGCCCTGATAACCGAAAACATCTGGAGAAATCCATTGCCTCACTGCACGCGGGCAAGACTGAAAAGCACCACTTAGTAGAAGAATAG
- a CDS encoding Mur ligase family protein: protein MNNKPLSESRFCSSFGKFIEKVEKSDIKPTYFETLVAFAFWQFSQSKVDYAVIEVGLGGLLDGTNVMHRQDKVCVITDIDYDHTSTLGKTLEAIAAQKAGIIQPHTAVFSYEQNDEVMGVLREASRQQQAELHEVWPLKDTELPENLPLFQRRNWYLAYSVVEYLTTRDNFKALGEAGLEKSTHAYIPARMEQQELAGHTLIMDGAHNPQKFQMLMKSVAHAYPDAPLACMVSFVRTKQAKVRDSLQALVPYCSHLIITSFAQDSMGKTSIDPLKIAEQCEELGFENWEIIHDPIQAYKKLLKRPEPLLLISGSFFLLNYVRPYIKKEQPT, encoded by the coding sequence ATAAACAACAAGCCCCTTAGCGAATCGCGATTTTGTAGCAGTTTCGGAAAATTTATAGAGAAGGTGGAGAAAAGTGACATCAAGCCCACCTATTTTGAGACACTGGTAGCATTTGCCTTCTGGCAGTTTAGCCAGTCAAAGGTAGACTATGCCGTGATAGAGGTTGGTCTGGGCGGCTTGCTGGATGGCACTAACGTGATGCATCGGCAGGATAAGGTATGCGTTATTACCGACATAGACTACGATCACACCTCTACCTTGGGCAAAACCCTGGAAGCTATTGCGGCTCAGAAGGCCGGCATTATCCAGCCGCACACCGCTGTCTTTTCATACGAGCAGAACGACGAGGTGATGGGGGTGCTGCGCGAGGCGTCCCGGCAGCAGCAAGCCGAGCTGCACGAAGTATGGCCACTCAAGGACACAGAACTACCCGAGAACCTGCCGCTGTTTCAGCGGCGCAATTGGTACTTGGCCTACTCTGTAGTTGAGTACTTAACGACGCGAGATAACTTCAAGGCGCTGGGTGAGGCTGGGCTGGAAAAGTCGACGCATGCTTACATCCCTGCGCGAATGGAACAACAGGAACTAGCGGGTCATACGCTTATTATGGATGGCGCCCACAATCCGCAGAAGTTCCAGATGCTTATGAAGAGTGTTGCGCATGCTTACCCAGATGCTCCCCTGGCCTGTATGGTTAGCTTTGTGCGCACCAAGCAGGCCAAGGTGCGAGACAGCTTGCAGGCCTTGGTGCCGTATTGTTCGCACCTTATCATTACTAGCTTTGCCCAAGACAGCATGGGTAAGACGTCTATAGACCCACTAAAAATAGCAGAGCAGTGTGAAGAGCTCGGCTTTGAAAACTGGGAAATTATACATGACCCAATCCAGGCCTATAAAAAATTACTGAAACGTCCTGAACCTTTATTGCTTATAAGTGGTTCGTTCTTTTTGCTAAACTACGTCAGACCCTACATAAAAAAGGAACAGCCAACATGA
- a CDS encoding Txe/YoeB family addiction module toxin, giving the protein MARIIAFTPEGWDDYQFWMNQDRKTLRKLHKLIADTQRDPFNGLGKPEPLKENYAGFWSRRIDEKNRFVYAVTEKEIQIISCRFHY; this is encoded by the coding sequence ATGGCTCGTATTATAGCTTTTACCCCAGAAGGGTGGGACGACTACCAATTTTGGATGAATCAAGACAGAAAAACCCTCAGAAAGTTACATAAACTTATTGCCGACACGCAAAGGGACCCGTTCAATGGTCTAGGCAAGCCAGAACCTCTCAAAGAAAACTACGCAGGGTTTTGGTCGCGCCGCATAGATGAAAAGAATAGATTCGTTTACGCAGTTACAGAGAAAGAAATACAGATCATCAGCTGCAGGTTTCATTATTAG
- a CDS encoding histidine phosphatase family protein produces the protein MIDIIFESHATTLDNEKKIASGHFDVALSNIGIEKAKQLGERRAGEHFDAIFCSDLQRSYKTAELAFGDKFPIFQDRRLRECDYGDYEHRPSSEIEAERPKRVTRPFPHGESYEQCAEYMKTFLEEVLAKYDGKRVMVVGSRATQYGLERWVDGKTLEEIVAASWQWQPGWTYRLEKISA, from the coding sequence ATGATCGATATTATATTTGAGTCCCATGCCACTACGCTTGATAACGAAAAAAAGATTGCCTCTGGGCATTTTGATGTTGCTTTGTCCAACATAGGCATAGAAAAAGCCAAGCAATTGGGCGAACGCCGCGCTGGCGAACATTTTGACGCCATCTTTTGCTCTGACTTGCAGCGGTCTTATAAGACAGCCGAGCTGGCTTTTGGCGATAAGTTTCCGATATTTCAAGACCGTCGACTTCGTGAATGTGACTACGGTGACTACGAGCATCGGCCCAGTTCTGAAATAGAAGCCGAGCGACCCAAACGCGTAACCCGACCATTCCCCCACGGCGAAAGCTACGAGCAGTGTGCCGAATATATGAAGACTTTCCTGGAAGAGGTGCTGGCCAAATACGATGGTAAGCGAGTCATGGTTGTTGGGTCGCGGGCTACCCAATATGGCCTGGAGAGATGGGTGGACGGCAAAACCCTAGAGGAAATTGTTGCTGCGTCTTGGCAGTGGCAACCCGGCTGGACGTACAGGCTTGAAAAAATTAGCGCATAG
- a CDS encoding sugar phosphate nucleotidyltransferase → MNIETAVIPVAGAGSREFPVTTAIEKCMMPVYAGPESRPLVDYMVEDCVLAGLSRVIFVTSERGEQQLRDYFGQDISPTIRQQLLRVGKTDKIDQEIERRRAYGIEFEYVIQPPDNYGTAIPPFLARERLQGEKHFALMGGDDFVYHQNGTSELSLAIADWKEKGTEHAIMGLPVDREQATKYGNLLVDQYGNLGAFDEKPPLERIAEHPVANISRYLLSGSIWEHIDAEMQRNRGLAEHYVTFAIQSALAADQSFYVHRVLGKYLDGGSFEGLLEASNYITTHPRFAEWPTPELITASVS, encoded by the coding sequence ATGAATATAGAAACAGCCGTTATACCGGTTGCCGGAGCCGGGTCCCGTGAATTTCCCGTTACTACAGCCATAGAAAAGTGCATGATGCCTGTCTATGCTGGTCCAGAGAGTCGACCGCTTGTGGACTACATGGTAGAAGACTGCGTCCTGGCTGGGCTCAGCCGGGTTATCTTTGTGACAAGCGAACGCGGAGAACAGCAGCTCAGGGATTACTTTGGGCAAGACATCTCACCCACTATTCGCCAACAGCTCCTGCGAGTTGGCAAAACTGACAAAATAGATCAAGAGATTGAACGCCGCCGTGCTTACGGCATCGAGTTCGAATACGTTATTCAACCCCCAGACAACTACGGAACAGCCATCCCGCCGTTCCTAGCCCGAGAGCGCCTGCAGGGCGAGAAGCACTTTGCCCTCATGGGCGGTGACGATTTTGTCTACCACCAGAACGGCACCTCGGAACTGAGCCTAGCCATTGCTGACTGGAAAGAAAAAGGCACCGAACATGCCATTATGGGCTTGCCCGTTGACCGCGAACAGGCCACAAAATACGGCAATCTGTTGGTAGACCAGTATGGCAACCTGGGCGCCTTTGATGAAAAACCACCACTAGAACGCATAGCAGAGCACCCGGTTGCCAACATCAGCCGTTACTTGCTTAGCGGCTCTATCTGGGAGCATATAGATGCAGAGATGCAGCGCAACCGTGGCCTTGCCGAGCACTACGTGACATTTGCCATTCAGTCCGCTCTGGCTGCCGACCAAAGCTTCTATGTCCACCGAGTACTGGGCAAATATCTAGATGGCGGTAGCTTCGAAGGTCTACTAGAGGCCAGCAATTACATCACTACCCACCCTCGGTTCGCCGAATGGCCCACACCCGAACTTATAACCGCTTCGGTTTCTTAA